The Pseudolabrys sp. FHR47 genome contains a region encoding:
- a CDS encoding TRAP transporter large permease translates to MSVILVGFLLLLLLGVPVVFVLGVSAVMALLTTTQVPVVIVTQRIFAGLDSFTLMAIPFFVFAGIVMDAGGISTRIVNFATALVGWITGSLLLVSCVAAAGLAAISGSGSADTAAISSIMQPQLRRRRYDVDFGAAVIACAGALAQVIPPSLTMVIIAVISNLSIGALFLAGVVPGLLCIVAIMVSAYVFARRGGPQYREIESFTVGRLLRTGYEALPAFGMPLLILGGILGGAFTPTEAAAVSGLYGVLVGLFVYRELKFKALPQLILRAASLSAAVMLIIGTASVFAWLIANDNVPALLGNWISHVASGPVMFLIIVNVLFLIIGMFMETIAAILIVVPVLTPLAGHFHIDPIHFALIVVLNCAVGTVTPPYGISLFVASSVANRTVLQVANRLWMPLAAMVAVLLLVTFVPELSLALPRMAGLLK, encoded by the coding sequence ATGAGCGTCATTCTCGTCGGTTTCCTGCTGTTGTTGCTGCTCGGCGTTCCGGTTGTCTTCGTCCTTGGCGTCTCTGCGGTGATGGCGTTGTTGACCACCACCCAGGTGCCGGTGGTCATCGTCACCCAGCGCATTTTTGCCGGACTTGATTCTTTCACACTGATGGCGATTCCGTTCTTCGTCTTCGCCGGCATCGTTATGGATGCGGGCGGTATCTCGACGCGGATCGTCAATTTTGCCACCGCGCTGGTCGGCTGGATCACCGGCAGTCTGCTGCTGGTGTCCTGTGTCGCCGCCGCCGGTCTCGCTGCGATCTCCGGGTCCGGCTCGGCCGATACGGCGGCGATATCCTCGATCATGCAGCCACAGCTCAGGCGGCGGCGCTATGACGTCGATTTCGGCGCCGCCGTCATCGCCTGCGCCGGCGCGCTGGCGCAGGTCATTCCGCCAAGCCTGACCATGGTGATCATCGCGGTAATCTCCAACCTGTCGATCGGTGCGCTGTTCCTGGCCGGCGTCGTGCCGGGCTTGCTGTGCATCGTAGCCATCATGGTTTCGGCTTACGTCTTCGCGCGCCGGGGAGGGCCGCAATATCGCGAGATCGAGTCCTTCACGGTCGGACGGCTGCTGCGTACCGGTTACGAGGCGTTGCCCGCTTTCGGGATGCCGCTCCTGATCCTCGGCGGAATCCTGGGCGGTGCCTTCACCCCGACGGAGGCAGCAGCCGTTTCCGGCCTTTACGGCGTGTTGGTCGGCCTGTTCGTCTACCGCGAACTCAAGTTCAAGGCGCTGCCGCAGCTCATCCTGCGCGCGGCGTCGCTGTCGGCGGCGGTGATGCTGATCATCGGCACGGCCAGCGTATTCGCCTGGCTGATCGCCAATGACAACGTGCCGGCGCTGCTTGGCAACTGGATCAGCCACGTCGCCTCCGGCCCGGTGATGTTCCTGATCATCGTCAACGTCCTGTTCCTGATCATCGGCATGTTCATGGAGACGATCGCGGCGATCCTGATCGTCGTGCCGGTGCTGACGCCGCTCGCCGGGCACTTCCACATCGATCCGATCCACTTCGCACTGATCGTCGTGCTCAACTGCGCCGTCGGCACGGTGACGCCGCCTTACGGCATTTCGCTGTTCGTCGCTTCCAGCGTCGCCAACCGCACGGTGCTGCAGGTCGCCAACAGGCTCTGGATGCCGCTCGCCGCGATGGTCGCCGTTCTGCTGCTGGTGACCTTTGTGCCCGAGCTGTCGCTGGCCTTGCCGCGGATGGCGGGACTGCTGAAGTAG
- a CDS encoding TRAP transporter small permease gives MQARSAVSAGIDGLRQAMSAIVIALFVVMMAAVIIQVLGRYVFNYSIAIASEVATYGQIWLVMLGAGIAMARHQHVAITLFHGHLALPVARAMSVVIAAVTIAFLGVIAYGSIPLIRLGFMQTSAAMDMPMWIMYASMPIGAAYIALELVVSVIARWGNPFVPPAADFEEDVA, from the coding sequence ATGCAAGCGCGGAGCGCCGTTTCGGCCGGGATCGATGGCCTGCGCCAGGCGATGTCGGCGATCGTCATTGCGCTGTTCGTCGTCATGATGGCCGCGGTCATCATCCAGGTGCTCGGCCGCTACGTCTTCAACTATTCCATCGCAATCGCTTCAGAAGTCGCGACCTACGGCCAGATCTGGCTGGTCATGCTCGGCGCCGGCATCGCCATGGCGCGGCACCAGCATGTCGCCATCACCTTGTTTCACGGCCATCTCGCCCTGCCGGTGGCGCGCGCGATGAGCGTCGTAATCGCCGCCGTCACCATCGCCTTCCTCGGCGTCATCGCCTATGGCAGCATTCCGTTGATCCGGCTCGGTTTCATGCAGACCTCGGCGGCGATGGATATGCCGATGTGGATCATGTACGCCTCGATGCCGATCGGCGCCGCCTATATCGCGCTTGAGTTGGTCGTCTCGGTCATCGCGCGCTGGGGTAATCCATTCGTCCCGCCGGCCGCCGATTTCGAAGAGGATGTGGCGTAA
- a CDS encoding TRAP transporter substrate-binding protein, producing the protein MKIRMTLLALLLSAAPLMSASAAEVVLKASHNANATEPYNLGLERMNEILKKKTGDKAEIKIFPNAQLGDEKESIQGTQLGTIDIAVTANETLVNFVPDLSVFSMPFLFGDAAQMNRALADPAVRDDVNKILAKKGFHLLGFFSAGTRHIMTKKPIKSIADLHGMKIRTMQNPAHIAAFKDFGANPTPLAYSELYGALQTGVVDGAEAANTNYFSKKFYEVAPDWALLGWLELVAPVIMGEQRFQALPKNVQVALTDAANEASAYQRKVYLDSDNKLFDELVKQGVKVTKPDPAPFRAAAEKVYAGYITTDGQKELFKLIKAVK; encoded by the coding sequence ATGAAGATCAGAATGACGCTGCTAGCTCTGTTATTGTCCGCCGCACCGCTGATGTCGGCCTCCGCGGCCGAGGTCGTCCTCAAGGCCAGCCATAACGCCAACGCGACCGAGCCGTACAATCTCGGTCTCGAGCGCATGAACGAGATTCTCAAGAAGAAGACCGGCGACAAGGCCGAAATCAAGATCTTCCCGAACGCCCAGCTCGGCGACGAGAAGGAAAGCATCCAGGGCACGCAGCTCGGCACCATCGACATCGCCGTGACCGCGAACGAGACCCTGGTGAACTTCGTTCCCGATCTCAGCGTGTTCAGCATGCCGTTCCTGTTCGGGGACGCGGCGCAGATGAACCGCGCACTTGCCGACCCGGCGGTACGCGACGACGTCAACAAGATCCTCGCCAAGAAGGGCTTCCATCTGCTCGGCTTCTTCTCGGCCGGTACCCGTCACATCATGACCAAGAAGCCGATCAAGTCGATCGCCGACCTTCATGGCATGAAGATCCGCACCATGCAGAACCCGGCCCATATCGCCGCGTTCAAGGATTTCGGCGCCAACCCGACGCCGCTCGCCTATAGCGAGCTCTACGGCGCGCTGCAGACCGGCGTCGTCGACGGCGCCGAAGCGGCCAACACCAACTACTTCTCCAAGAAGTTCTACGAAGTGGCGCCGGACTGGGCGCTGCTCGGCTGGCTCGAACTGGTCGCCCCGGTGATCATGGGCGAACAGCGCTTCCAGGCCCTGCCGAAGAACGTGCAGGTCGCGTTGACCGATGCCGCCAACGAAGCCTCCGCCTATCAGCGCAAGGTCTATCTCGACAGCGACAACAAGCTGTTCGACGAACTGGTCAAGCAGGGCGTCAAGGTGACCAAGCCCGACCCGGCGCCGTTCCGCGCCGCCGCGGAAAAGGTCTATGCCGGCTACATCACCACCGACGGCCAGAAAGAGCTCTTCAAGTTGATCAAGGCCGTAAAGTAA
- the dapA gene encoding 4-hydroxy-tetrahydrodipicolinate synthase: MMSDFRGSYTVMVTPFADDCRLDEARLRGFVDWQIKEGVQGLIPLGSTGEFLSLTREERHMVASTVINEAKGRVPVLVGTAAEWTDEAVSLSKEAEALGADGVMVVPPYYSSPTEDELFVHYRKIAEAISIPVMVYNNPNTANVDLKASFVARLAEIDNISYIKESSGDVTRTTEIIRLCGDRMTVFAGYHPWESYLVGAQGYVSVFSNIAPALSTELFKVTVDQANPNAGRDLYFRILSLLEALSGDLYVSATKAALGLIGRPVGPPRPPRLPLPAGKIASLKPVLASLGLLPASR; encoded by the coding sequence GTGATGAGCGACTTTCGCGGCAGCTACACAGTGATGGTGACGCCCTTTGCCGATGACTGCCGCCTCGACGAGGCGCGGTTGCGCGGCTTCGTCGACTGGCAGATCAAGGAGGGCGTGCAGGGCCTGATCCCGCTCGGCAGCACCGGTGAATTCCTGTCGTTGACCCGCGAGGAGCGCCACATGGTGGCGTCCACCGTGATCAACGAGGCGAAGGGCCGGGTGCCGGTGCTGGTCGGCACCGCCGCCGAATGGACCGACGAGGCCGTATCACTGAGCAAGGAAGCCGAAGCGCTCGGGGCCGACGGCGTCATGGTGGTGCCACCTTATTACTCGTCGCCAACCGAGGACGAGTTGTTCGTGCACTACCGCAAGATCGCCGAGGCGATCTCGATCCCGGTGATGGTCTACAACAATCCCAATACCGCCAATGTCGATCTGAAGGCGAGCTTCGTCGCCCGCCTCGCCGAGATCGACAATATCTCCTACATCAAGGAATCGAGCGGCGACGTCACGCGGACCACCGAGATCATCCGTCTGTGCGGCGATCGCATGACCGTGTTCGCCGGCTATCACCCGTGGGAGAGCTACCTGGTCGGCGCGCAGGGCTACGTATCGGTCTTCTCCAACATCGCGCCGGCGCTCTCGACCGAACTCTTCAAGGTGACAGTCGACCAGGCCAACCCGAACGCCGGGCGCGATCTTTATTTCCGCATTCTATCGCTGCTCGAAGCACTGAGCGGCGATCTTTACGTGTCGGCGACCAAGGCGGCGCTCGGTTTGATCGGGCGCCCCGTCGGTCCGCCGCGGCCTCCGCGCCTTCCTCTCCCGGCTGGGAAGATCGCGTCATTGAAGCCGGTGCTTGCGAGCTTGGGACTGTTGCCGGCGTCCCGATAA
- a CDS encoding acyl-CoA dehydrogenase family protein produces the protein MDHFYTDDQKMLRDSVRRFTQDRIMPAAAAIDRDDVFPRALYKEMADLGLFGVSLAPEAGGAGLDTVTTCIVMEEIARASGALGNAYAIPVEAAHFLHQHGTETQKMWIPALLSGDAIPATAATEPDCGSDVAAMRTVALRDGDDYVISGTKAWVTFGRIADFIMIFAKTDKDAGHRGISCILVEADHKGISRGKSEELLGMHGLEDCQISFDQVRVPVANRIGPENQAFKMAMENFNFSRLMMSSMALGMAQGAMEDAVAYAKSRRQFGSEIIKFQAIQFMLADMSKDIAAARLLIHHAAKLYDAGFPIAKEAAHAKLFTTDMAMQHVSNALQIHGGNGYSKEYRIERIFRDVRLSQIYEGTNQIQRMIIARQLEKELA, from the coding sequence ATGGATCACTTCTACACCGACGACCAGAAAATGCTCCGCGACAGCGTCCGCCGCTTCACCCAGGACCGGATCATGCCGGCCGCGGCCGCGATCGACCGCGACGACGTATTTCCGCGTGCTTTGTACAAGGAAATGGCCGATCTCGGCCTGTTCGGTGTCTCTCTGGCGCCGGAGGCCGGCGGCGCCGGGCTCGACACCGTCACCACCTGCATCGTCATGGAGGAAATCGCACGCGCTTCAGGTGCGCTTGGCAACGCCTACGCCATTCCGGTCGAGGCCGCGCACTTCCTGCACCAGCACGGTACCGAGACGCAGAAGATGTGGATCCCGGCCCTGCTCAGCGGCGATGCCATTCCGGCCACCGCCGCCACCGAGCCCGACTGCGGCTCCGACGTCGCGGCGATGCGCACCGTCGCCCTGCGCGACGGCGACGACTACGTGATCAGCGGCACCAAGGCTTGGGTCACCTTCGGTCGCATCGCCGACTTCATTATGATCTTCGCCAAGACCGACAAGGATGCCGGCCACCGCGGCATCAGCTGCATTCTGGTCGAGGCCGACCACAAGGGCATCTCCCGCGGCAAATCAGAAGAGCTGCTCGGCATGCACGGTCTGGAAGACTGCCAGATCAGCTTCGACCAGGTGCGCGTGCCGGTCGCGAACCGCATCGGCCCGGAAAACCAGGCCTTCAAGATGGCGATGGAAAACTTCAACTTCTCGCGCCTGATGATGTCGTCGATGGCGCTCGGCATGGCGCAAGGCGCCATGGAGGACGCGGTCGCCTATGCCAAGAGCCGACGCCAGTTCGGCTCCGAGATTATCAAGTTCCAGGCGATCCAGTTCATGCTGGCCGACATGTCGAAGGACATCGCGGCGGCGCGCCTGCTGATCCATCACGCCGCCAAGCTGTACGATGCCGGTTTCCCGATCGCCAAGGAAGCGGCGCACGCCAAGCTGTTCACCACCGATATGGCCATGCAGCACGTCTCCAATGCGCTGCAGATCCATGGCGGCAATGGCTATTCGAAGGAATATCGCATCGAGCGCATCTTCCGCGACGTGCGCCTGTCGCAGATTTACGAAGGCACCAACCAGATCCAGCGCATGATCATCGCGCGCCAGCTCGAGAAAGAACTCGCCTGA
- a CDS encoding acyl CoA:acetate/3-ketoacid CoA transferase gives MISIISPDDAAALVKNGDILVVGGNGGTGVPEAILESLEKRFVAHSHPRDLTLLHVTGIGAVTEKGLCCLAYPGLVARVFGSNFGLQLPFMKLIVDEAMEGYNFPQGVMTQLFRSMAAKQPGVVTHVGLHTYMDPRQEGGRMNKRTITPMVELVQLAGRDWLLYQAPTPTIAFLRGTSVDEDGYVAMEHEATTREDLSIAQAVHNAGGIVVCQVKRQVKRGTLHPQLVKIPGFLIDHFVVVPEQMQTYTTVYDPSRCGETRIPISSIKPDPLSDKRVIARRAAFELRRGDVVNLGVGVSAMIPNVAAEEEIEDIMTLTVEAGVIGGVPGYAREFGTAYNPRAIIDQPYQFDFYDGGGLTCAFLSFAEVDAEGNVNVTRFGDRYDGAGGFIDITQNAKRLVFSGTLTGGGLDIAIGDGALTIAREGKFKKFVPAVGQISFNGRLARQRGQDVLFVSERAVFRLAQEGLVLIEIAPGVRLKEDVLDQMKFAPAVSPDLKTMDARIFRSGPMGLKTSPKATLAEAALHRRN, from the coding sequence ATGATCAGCATCATCAGCCCGGATGACGCCGCCGCTCTGGTCAAGAACGGCGACATTCTTGTCGTCGGCGGCAATGGCGGCACCGGCGTGCCGGAAGCCATTCTCGAAAGCCTGGAAAAGCGCTTCGTCGCGCACAGCCACCCGCGCGATCTGACCTTGCTGCATGTGACCGGTATCGGCGCCGTCACCGAAAAAGGCCTGTGCTGTCTTGCTTATCCAGGGCTTGTCGCCCGCGTCTTCGGCAGCAATTTCGGCCTGCAATTGCCGTTCATGAAACTGATCGTCGATGAGGCGATGGAGGGCTACAATTTTCCGCAAGGCGTGATGACGCAACTGTTCCGCAGCATGGCGGCCAAGCAGCCGGGCGTCGTCACCCATGTCGGCCTGCACACCTATATGGACCCGCGCCAGGAAGGCGGGCGCATGAACAAGCGCACCATTACGCCGATGGTCGAACTCGTGCAGCTGGCCGGCCGCGACTGGCTGCTGTACCAGGCGCCGACGCCGACCATTGCCTTCCTGCGCGGCACCAGCGTCGACGAAGATGGCTACGTGGCGATGGAACACGAAGCCACGACCCGCGAAGACCTGTCGATCGCACAGGCCGTCCACAACGCCGGCGGCATTGTCGTCTGCCAGGTCAAGCGGCAGGTCAAACGCGGCACTTTGCATCCGCAATTGGTGAAGATCCCGGGCTTTCTGATCGACCATTTCGTCGTGGTGCCGGAGCAGATGCAAACCTACACCACGGTCTACGATCCGAGCCGCTGCGGCGAAACCCGCATTCCGATCTCTTCGATCAAGCCCGATCCGTTGAGCGACAAGCGCGTCATCGCGCGCCGCGCCGCTTTCGAATTGCGCCGCGGCGACGTCGTCAATCTCGGCGTCGGCGTTTCCGCGATGATTCCCAATGTCGCCGCGGAAGAGGAAATCGAAGATATCATGACGCTGACCGTGGAAGCCGGCGTCATCGGCGGCGTGCCGGGCTACGCCCGCGAATTCGGCACCGCCTATAATCCGCGCGCTATCATCGACCAGCCCTATCAGTTCGACTTCTATGATGGCGGCGGCCTCACTTGCGCCTTCCTGTCCTTCGCCGAAGTCGACGCCGAGGGTAACGTCAATGTCACCCGGTTCGGCGATCGCTATGACGGTGCCGGCGGTTTCATCGATATCACGCAGAACGCCAAGCGTCTGGTGTTCAGCGGCACGCTGACCGGCGGCGGCCTCGATATCGCGATTGGCGACGGCGCCCTGACGATCGCGCGCGAAGGCAAGTTCAAGAAGTTCGTGCCGGCGGTCGGCCAGATTAGCTTCAACGGCCGACTGGCGCGGCAGCGCGGCCAGGACGTGCTGTTCGTTTCCGAACGCGCCGTATTCAGGCTCGCTCAAGAAGGCCTTGTCCTCATCGAAATCGCGCCCGGCGTTCGTCTGAAAGAAGACGTGCTCGATCAGATGAAGTTCGCGCCGGCGGTGTCGCCCGATCTCAAGACCATGGATGCGCGCATTTTCCGCTCGGGCCCCATGGGTCTGAAAACGAGCCCGAAAGCGACGCTGGCGGAAGCCGCGTTGCACCGAAGGAATTGA
- a CDS encoding dihydrodipicolinate synthase family protein, producing the protein MKKLSLSGVTVATVLPFNDDLSIDWKSYDRLLEYCTTPEGIAAVFVNGHAGEGAALTPAERAEVLKRTRAFIGKDKPLMSGVIPYSTADAIAQAQLAQDNGADVAVLFPMPQFSAGAGNDPRFALDYVDAVLAKIDIPVSIFQQSVASGSGFSTAILAELSQRKRVVAIKEGSADITLYEDNLRQIKAAAPDVAILASNYLWMFAQMATGADGILSGMANMTPHWLCALWKATVAEGLPLMRAINDRLYPITRTIYGAPPLIDMHTRLKMGLAHLGIIDNPIPRPPLLPVLPAAAKKIIETVDKAGLREFV; encoded by the coding sequence ATGAAGAAGCTGTCCCTCTCCGGCGTCACCGTCGCAACCGTCCTGCCGTTCAACGACGACCTCTCCATCGACTGGAAGAGCTACGACCGGCTGCTGGAATATTGCACGACCCCGGAGGGCATCGCCGCGGTGTTCGTCAACGGTCATGCCGGCGAAGGCGCGGCTCTGACGCCGGCCGAGCGCGCCGAAGTGCTCAAACGCACGCGCGCCTTCATCGGCAAGGACAAGCCGCTGATGTCCGGTGTCATCCCCTACTCGACCGCCGACGCCATCGCGCAGGCGCAGCTAGCCCAGGATAACGGCGCCGATGTCGCGGTGCTGTTTCCGATGCCGCAATTTTCGGCCGGCGCCGGCAACGACCCGCGTTTCGCGCTCGATTACGTCGATGCCGTGCTGGCCAAAATCGACATTCCGGTGTCGATCTTCCAGCAGTCGGTCGCGTCCGGCAGCGGTTTCAGCACCGCCATTCTGGCTGAGCTGAGTCAGCGCAAGCGCGTCGTCGCCATCAAGGAAGGCAGCGCCGACATCACGCTGTACGAAGACAATCTGCGCCAGATCAAGGCGGCGGCGCCGGATGTGGCCATTCTGGCGTCGAATTATCTCTGGATGTTCGCGCAGATGGCGACCGGCGCCGACGGCATTCTGTCCGGCATGGCGAACATGACGCCGCATTGGCTGTGCGCCTTGTGGAAGGCGACCGTCGCCGAGGGCCTGCCGCTGATGCGCGCGATCAATGACCGGCTGTATCCGATTACGCGCACGATCTATGGCGCGCCGCCCTTGATCGACATGCATACGCGGCTGAAAATGGGCCTCGCCCATCTCGGCATCATCGATAACCCCATTCCGCGCCCGCCTCTGCTGCCGGTTCTGCCGGCGGCGGCGAAGAAGATCATCGAGACCGTCGACAAGGCCGGTCTGCGCGAATTCGTTTAA
- a CDS encoding MaoC family dehydratase — MMQTKPREQFIDLYYEDVVIGDEVLSDSHEVTTGDVLTFADVTRDRHPLHTDEAYCKNTSFGRTIAHGLYGLALIEGLKSELKLYENTSIASLGWDKVRFRQPIFPGDVLHVRVVFDSKRESKNGHGIVIEKTELINQDGTVVIDADHAAMVRKRPQAV, encoded by the coding sequence ATGATGCAGACCAAGCCGCGAGAGCAATTCATCGACCTCTATTATGAGGACGTCGTGATCGGTGATGAGGTTCTCAGCGATAGCCACGAGGTCACGACCGGCGACGTCCTGACGTTTGCGGACGTCACCCGCGACCGCCATCCGCTGCATACCGACGAGGCCTACTGCAAAAATACCAGCTTCGGCCGGACCATCGCCCATGGGCTCTATGGGCTGGCGCTGATCGAGGGGCTTAAATCCGAGTTGAAACTCTACGAAAACACCTCGATCGCCTCGCTCGGCTGGGACAAAGTGCGATTTCGTCAGCCGATTTTCCCCGGCGACGTGCTCCATGTCCGCGTCGTGTTCGACAGCAAGCGCGAAAGCAAAAACGGCCACGGCATCGTCATCGAAAAGACCGAACTCATCAACCAGGACGGGACCGTCGTCATCGACGCCGACCATGCCGCCATGGTGCGCAAGCGTCCACAAGCCGTCTGA
- a CDS encoding GntR family transcriptional regulator, with translation MANHVGRAKTNGSRDQGAVEDLSLTSVEQATTMIRQAIVSGQYSPGQRLKVADLSSQFGFSPMPLREALRKLEGEGMIEIEPNRGATVRRLDQHFVNDLFEINTELRVFALKGGIRRMTLEKIDTLEKLAADFEAAIDKGDFEASLVLNREFHATIVATADNYEAHRIFLRGWELISAFRRRFGYGEGRQRGLAREKRLLIDAIRRQDLQLAEAIVRMQHAAATEDMLNRFGESDGADS, from the coding sequence ATGGCAAATCATGTCGGGCGAGCAAAGACCAACGGCAGCCGGGATCAGGGCGCCGTCGAGGACCTGTCCCTCACATCCGTCGAGCAGGCCACGACAATGATCCGGCAGGCCATCGTGTCGGGGCAATACAGCCCCGGCCAACGCCTCAAGGTTGCCGATCTGTCGAGCCAATTCGGCTTCAGTCCGATGCCACTGCGCGAAGCGCTGCGCAAGCTCGAAGGCGAAGGCATGATCGAGATCGAGCCAAACCGCGGCGCCACAGTGCGTCGTCTCGATCAGCATTTCGTCAATGACCTGTTCGAGATCAATACAGAGCTGCGCGTTTTCGCGCTCAAGGGCGGCATTCGCAGAATGACGCTGGAAAAGATCGATACGCTGGAAAAACTCGCTGCCGACTTCGAGGCCGCGATCGACAAGGGCGATTTCGAAGCCAGTCTCGTGCTCAATCGCGAATTCCACGCCACCATCGTTGCCACCGCCGACAACTACGAAGCGCATCGCATCTTCCTGCGCGGCTGGGAACTGATCAGTGCTTTCCGGCGGCGCTTCGGCTACGGCGAAGGCCGGCAGCGTGGGCTCGCCCGCGAAAAGCGCCTGCTGATCGATGCGATCCGCCGTCAGGACTTGCAACTCGCCGAGGCGATCGTTCGCATGCAGCATGCAGCGGCGACAGAAGACATGCTCAATCGCTTCGGCGAGAGCGACGGCGCCGATTCCTGA
- a CDS encoding alpha/beta fold hydrolase — protein sequence MFSNSICTDISLWDSQAAALAPNFHVLSYHQRGHGGSSVPSLACTFDQLGDDVGVLLDHLGIATCTFVGLSMGVPTGLDLYARQPQRIERLVLCDGQAATGPGGGAGWEERIDMARRDGMDAFADATVACWFSFDQAKEGRADSARRMIATTPFAGFEACARALQNYAYADVLPRITAPTLLIAGKDDGKMPETMCHMRDTISGAQFVEIATAGHILFIPSRKVENSKKSVERYDTALLRLS from the coding sequence GTGTTCAGCAATTCAATCTGCACCGACATATCGTTATGGGACAGCCAGGCGGCCGCCCTCGCGCCGAATTTCCACGTGCTGAGCTACCACCAGCGCGGCCATGGCGGGTCAAGCGTCCCATCCTTGGCCTGCACCTTCGATCAATTGGGTGATGACGTCGGCGTCCTGCTCGATCATCTCGGCATCGCGACCTGCACCTTTGTCGGCCTTTCGATGGGCGTGCCGACCGGCCTCGACCTCTACGCTAGACAACCGCAGCGGATCGAACGGTTGGTGCTCTGCGACGGCCAGGCCGCCACCGGGCCGGGCGGCGGCGCCGGTTGGGAAGAGCGCATCGACATGGCGCGCCGCGACGGCATGGACGCTTTCGCCGATGCCACGGTCGCATGCTGGTTTTCGTTCGATCAGGCCAAGGAAGGCCGCGCCGACAGCGCGCGCCGGATGATCGCAACAACGCCCTTCGCCGGGTTTGAAGCCTGCGCCCGCGCGTTGCAGAACTACGCCTATGCCGATGTGCTGCCGCGTATCACGGCGCCTACATTGCTGATCGCCGGCAAGGACGACGGCAAGATGCCGGAGACGATGTGCCACATGCGCGATACGATTTCCGGCGCTCAGTTCGTGGAGATCGCTACCGCCGGCCACATTCTGTTCATTCCGAGTAGAAAGGTCGAAAACTCAAAAAAATCCGTCGAAAGGTACGACACAGCTCTGCTACGGTTGAGCTAG
- a CDS encoding GntR family transcriptional regulator, with protein MGQTALGNNTAEALRKSSVARYLQLASLFRRRIESGEWLVDSKIPTVKELADQCGVASMTIRQALDLLEADGLIERFRAKGTFVKKQPQRDLWCKVHTDWTGLLLARENAVIEILSDERNVQLPPYHGDAGIAAPAYRHLKRRHSRNGVAFLLADVYVDERIVPLIPESAFTTATAMRLVADIADQKIVDARQELTIGAADLETSTRLNIPLGEAVAKVQRVAVNQDGHLILVANGIYRGDMVRIEMKLR; from the coding sequence ATGGGACAGACGGCCCTCGGCAATAACACCGCTGAAGCGCTGCGCAAAAGTTCGGTCGCGCGCTATCTGCAACTGGCGAGCCTGTTCCGCCGCCGTATCGAATCCGGCGAATGGCTGGTCGATAGCAAAATCCCGACGGTGAAAGAACTCGCCGATCAGTGCGGTGTCGCCAGCATGACCATCCGCCAGGCGCTCGATCTGCTCGAGGCCGACGGTCTGATCGAGCGCTTCCGCGCCAAGGGCACCTTCGTCAAGAAGCAGCCGCAGCGCGACCTGTGGTGCAAGGTGCACACCGACTGGACCGGCCTGTTGCTGGCGCGCGAAAACGCGGTGATCGAGATCCTCTCGGACGAGCGCAATGTGCAATTGCCGCCGTATCACGGCGATGCCGGCATCGCGGCGCCGGCTTACCGGCACCTGAAGCGCCGGCATTCGCGCAATGGCGTCGCCTTCCTCCTGGCCGATGTCTATGTCGATGAACGTATCGTGCCGCTCATTCCCGAGAGCGCCTTCACCACAGCGACGGCAATGCGTCTGGTCGCCGATATCGCCGACCAGAAGATCGTCGATGCGCGCCAGGAACTCACTATCGGCGCCGCCGATCTGGAAACCTCGACGCGGCTCAACATCCCGCTCGGCGAGGCGGTCGCCAAGGTGCAGCGCGTTGCCGTCAACCAAGACGGCCATCTCATCCTGGTGGCCAATGGCATCTATCGCGGCGATATGGTGCGGATCGAGATGAAGCTGCGTTAG